A window of Chanodichthys erythropterus isolate Z2021 chromosome 16, ASM2448905v1, whole genome shotgun sequence genomic DNA:
GATAACACCAGATGACTGAATGACTGTAAGTCTAATAACTGAAGTGATGAAAAATCAGCTGTGCTTTCTGTTTTATCAtgatttttattcatgttttgtgtgattacttttattttgtgtatCGTTTTTCTTCATCTAAAATAAATTTAAGTATCCAAAAAAAACTTGTAACACATAATACCAATACTGCTACTGATGTAAGGATGACTttgattataatattattatattattacagaTGAAATGCCTGTATCAGTATAAAGTATGCACTTCTGCCTATATTCCAGCATCATCACATTATTCATCACACTCTTCCTCTGTGAAATGTGTGTAATCCTCACGTGATACAGTCCTGAAACTCTGACAGCTCTCTCAAATAAGGAGATAGACTAAGTATTAACAGTTATGAACTTGTGTGAAACACTTACTCTAGTCTAAGAATAAGAGTAAAATGACGTCATTCCAATGAAGACTTTAGCTGGTCTTTATGCAGCAGACAGGATGTGACATGATCCCTGGATCTGATGCTTTTCTCCATATCTCCTCCTGCAGACTCGGCCATTATTATTGTGGTGTACAGTAGCCTTTACAGTATTACTGCTGGAGCTCGAATCCTGAACTCTTGTGCTGATTTAGTGCTTCTGCCTTTACAGGTAATCTAACATGATTTCATCTTCACACTGATGCGACAACATCATGCAGTGGGAGAGTTTACATGTATGAACGGCGAAATATCATATCAGACTTCGTTTGTGAGCAGATCAGAGTTAATGAGGACGCGCACGTGAAGTTAATCGGTTACGAGCATTAAATAACCTAACCATCCGATCGAAGAGAAACGCGTGCACACGCACGAATTTCGATTTCACGAAATCAAGGAACTTCTGATATCAACATGGAAATCTGAACAACTTATATTTTGCTCGAAACGTCACATTTGTGTTTTGTATTAACAGAAAATTGCATGTAAAAAGAAGTGTTTGATCATCATGTCATTAAATTCAAACTCTGATATGCTCATATTGGTGCACATGTAAATATACTGAGTAAGAGAACTGGAAACGACACAACATCTTTCTGTTTCATGCGTCACAAtgttttctctctgtctctctttacTTTCGTTTTCATTTAGGCCTAAAGACGCTGATTATTTAAGGCGCTTATGGAAACTGGTATCCAATAACACTGCTTTCATACAGTGATTATAACGTGTTGAAGGCAATATTAAACTTGAGCTCGTGCACACAGAGCACGCTCACGGTGATCAATCACAATAACATCTCGAGGATCAAGAGAACAGCTGAAGACACCACAGCTTACAAGAATAACTATTAGAAAAAATGCAGGATGTTTGATCAtcatgaaaacattttaattgcaaACCCCATTTCTAGATttgggacattttgtaaaatgcaataaaatcaatcTGTGAATTCTCTTGTATCTTAAGAAAAGCTTTCCAATGTTTTCACTGACCAACATGATTGTAGTTTGTgaatataaacacattttggtTTTGATGTCTGCAACACACTGACAGaggcaaaataaaaatgaaacgaTTATATAATATCCAAGTTAAACTGTTTTTTAAGCATGTTTGAATCATGTTTGGGTGTAAAAGAGCTTCCCAGGAAGAAAAGGGTCACGGCTCACCACTTTGTGCCGAATGAGAGAATTGTCAAACGATTCAGAAATCACATTTCTCAATGCAAGATTTCTGGAgtgttgcagccatcaaaatcaaaatgtctttatacttacaaaatacaataaagttgTTCATTGAAAACATTGGAAATCCTTTCTTAAAGTTCAAGAGAATTAACAGTTTTGAGAATTTTGTAGTATTTTACAAGATGTCCCAACTCTTCTGGAAATGGGGTTTGTATGTTAGAACTGATTATTGCTGATATCGGCCCATGAAAACTCATTCAGCTCACTCATATCATCAAATGTTGTTGAAACGACAAGAAATTCTCAACAAGAAAGAGTCACAGTGTACCAGTCGACTGATACTTGATGGTTGGCAAAGAAAAAGCGAAAGTTCTGGATGTTTTAAACACTGAATATTGCAAGTAAACCAGTTAATGTATACGTTAACTTGTGGTGTGTTTTCTGcattttcagcagtttctcaTAGCAGTGCATGCAGCACATCTGAACCTCTCTCAACCTTAATCCCAGTCAAGACTTCCTCCATCAGAAGTGTGACACACGATGAAGATCGCTCTGTTTACTGTGATTCTTCTGGGGTGGATGTGTGTTGGAGAATCAGGTGAAAGTTCTTCTTACTCTGCTGCAGAAGTGCTGATTTTGTTCTTTATCACATACAGTATATTCATCTCATCTGAATCCAATGATTACTCACCTGAATACAATTACTGATGTGCTTTTCCAATAGATGATAGACATACAGGATGCTGTCTTACTGTGACAAACACCAGAATACCAGTAAAAAACATTGTGGATTATGACATACAAGAGCCAACAGGAACATGTCCCCTCAGAGCTGTAAGGCAAGTTCAGAGTTACTATAATCTATTACAATATACATTTACACAGATTCAGTACATGGATAGATAATTTAATGATGAGAGCTAATAAGTCAAGTATTTTTTCCCATGTACAGGTTCCGCaccataaaatatataattatttgttCAGATCCAGAAGACAGTTGGGCTAAGAGAGCAATGAATGATGTGAATGGGAGAAGGATGCCGACAGAGCAACCCTGTGAAGAAGCTGCTGTGTATGATGGAGTTACAGCAACTACAACTGCAATACAAAGGACCGGCACTGAGGGTGAGAGAACAGcagaaaaacatttgtttttgatttcagGTCTTGGACATAGAGAATGTGTAGGCCTATTTTGACACGTACAAAACAATGATTTTGTGAAGTGTTGCTTTACTTCTACAACAAAAGACTGCTGcttaacaggaaaaaaaaaaaaaaagtgaaggcaaaaaatgaaaattgtatacaaaaacatatatatttgtcTCTAACAGGATATGGGCATCCAGAAAGCTGCTGTTCTACTGCGATGAGCACCACAATCCCAGTTAAAATTCCTGCTGCATTTAGACCCCTTTTGACCCGGAAGAGGtacataacaaataataataataaaaaaacaaaaaacagataataataataataataataataataataataatacaaaaatgaaacttcgGTAATGGGTTAAAACTTTCAAAATAGACATTTATTTttcagataaaaaaaagaagaggatATAACTGTGGCTTTGCACATGACATTATGTTGTTGTTGCTTAGATTTGTCTGAAATTACTGAACGcataatgaatataatataatataatataatataatataatataatataatataatataatataatataatataatatcattgaaaacatttcatccattgaAGTCAGTGGAGTTCATATTGATATTTCTCATATTATAtgtacttaatattttttttttttaaatttaatttcatctAATGATATATTCCACTAAGTTTCTCAGATAtagagaaaatattttttaagcaatatttgctttattttaagcaataagcaatttaataaatgtttattgcttcattattattcattaaacatatcaataaattttcatttccaacatattttgggttcattttaagcaagaaatacaaccatttttaatcaatagttgagttaaataaaactacccagcatgttggtcaaacatttaacccaaccactgtgtaaaacaacccaatcactgggtttgtccatttttaacccaacttgggttgtttttaacccagcattttttagcgTGTAGTAATATTATGGTAATAACACAGTAAcattcaaaactttaaaaatgttgtGCATTCACTTATCAAGTTGAAGTTACTGATCAGATTCAAAATAGATTTAGTTGAAAAATATTAAGGTATGTCTGTTAATAAACAGACCCAGGAATGAAAAAGGTGTATCATTTTTTAATTGCATAACGaggtttaaaaacattttggattaTCGCATCAGAGCTTTAAGACAAGTTCAGTGTGATGCACAGATTCAGCAACAATAATTAAACCATGACAACTAACAagactttttctttctttattttacacttACAGGTCTCACAGCAAGAAAATGCTCCACAAGTACCAAAGCAAATCATGATTAGTCAGATCCAGATAGCGGTTGGACGAAGAATCAATAAACAGTGTGGcttttgaataaaaaattaataaaataaattaataattaataagcTATTAATAAGCTAAATACTTaagtttttacttttatatcCTTACATATTTTTTATGGCTTTTTTTGCCAGTATACCGATATTACTAAAATGACTGAAATACTttcaaatctaaaaaaaatgattaaggTGATATAAtgaaaaatcaacattttaCAATTGTTTTGCCTTGTTAAATCTtttatattcatgttttgtgtgatttttgtattttgtttttttttatgtacttaATCTAAAATACATTAGCAACAAGTAATCTTgttcatattacattttttgtatGCATTGTGCTATTGGCAACATAATAAATGATCAAATATTGTATTGTTTTCTCTCATATGGAACTTTGGAAAGTCTGATTCATTCTAGTGAATCACTTTGGAAGGTTCGTAATAAACAGATTCACTGATCCAGATCCAATTTTATGTAATATTCCAGTTAAGTCTTTTCAATATTATTTCTGTCTAACAAACATTGAAATTAACAATATACttggataaaagtttatatttcagataTAAACTGATGTCTACAGTAGCGATCAAAGTTGAGTAGGCCTAAATCTTTTTGAAagtaactatatatatatatatatatatatatatatatatatatatatatatatgtgtatatatatatatatatatatatatgtgtatatatctctttatatgtatatatctcTTTAGGTTCATAGGTTCGGCCTTAAAAATTGTGAATGCTAAGCAGACCAGgacataaatatattaataaggACCAAGAGTACcgacaagtgtgaacacataCTGAGACAAAAACGATTATTTTATgaatgttcactgaaaggttgtTTGGGAAACCCAGGATCCAGGAtcatggttcttctatggcatcgctaCATAACCCCCCTTTTGATATCTTCATTTTTAAGACTATAGAGAGATCAGTTCATAGGTGTGGTAACATTAGTGAAATTTTGCAGGAAAAAAGGCCCATCATCTATTTTCAATAGTATAGACAAGTCACTTTCAGAagaagcagctttctgttggtcaactcAGCAAATTCACTCCCAATATTGACTCCTGATAATGAAACGACTATATATGACTGCATATTAAAGCCTAACcgaaagaaaaatacaaaacaattcACTTTGGCAGAGAAAAATCATTAAACGTCAATAAACAGGTGTCTGAAAAAATAGAATTGAATGTTGAATATTATGGAGCATGCTTCAGATAGATTAAAG
This region includes:
- the LOC137003528 gene encoding C-C motif chemokine 17-like, whose translation is MKIALFTVILLGWMCVGESDDRHTGCCLTVTNTRIPVKNIVDYDIQEPTGTCPLRAVRFRTIKYIIICSDPEDSWAKRAMNDVNGRRMPTEQPCEEAAVYDGVTATTTAIQRTGTEGYGHPESCCSTAMSTTIPVKIPAAFRPLLTRKRSHSKKMLHKYQSKS